TCGCAAGAGGCGATTCCAAATCCATAAAAGAGGAGAAAAAATCCGCCACATCTGGCGATTATGCACCGCATCCAATGCCGAGAGAACCGTCAAGCGTAAAGGGGGTTGACCGATGCCCGAACCCAGGGCAATAATATCAAAAAAAGAAGCCAATCGCTGTAAATTGGGAGTAACTTGAAATACGCGATCGCGTTGCCGACACAAATCAGCTAAACGAGCATATTCGGGAGGTTTAGCGTGTTGCGAGGGGATAGTACAACCGCGCCATTCTCCACTCATGCGATGCCAGGGAAACATATCAATAGAAATGCCCAGAAATCCGGCATCTAAAGCAGATTCCGCGATTTGTTCCATCTGGTTCAGTTCCCCTAGCGTGGGGTCAACGGTTAGACTCCGTTCCAACCCCATCACATGAGAACGAACCGCACTATGTCCTAACATTGGGGCAACATTAGGACCGAGGGGTAACTGTTGTAAATGGTGCAGATATTCCCTGGGAGTTTGCCAAGAAACAGATTGGTTTAACCATTTCCCAATCAAACGATGGGAGAGGGTTTCCACCCGCTGAAAAATATCCGCCAACATTTGCGGTTCCCCCACTGCAACAGATAAACTGCAATTGCCAATCACCACAGTGGTGACCCCATGCCGAACCGATTCACTCAATCCCGGGGCAATTTCTAGCTCTAAATCATAGTGGGTATGAATGTCAATAAATCCGGGTGTGACCCAGAGTCCCGAGGCATCTACTACCTGAGCCGCCTCTAGGGAAATATCACGAGAAATTGCAACAATTTCCCCCTGTTTGATGCCAATATCTCCCTGAAATCCAGCGGAACCCAATCCATCAAAAATGAGTCCATTTTTAATTAGTAAATCTAGCATTTTATTTCCTAATAAACCGGAATTTAACTCGAATTTATCGGAAGAACAAGGCCAGCTTTGTTCTTCCTTAAATGAGTAATACTGCCAGTTACCGACGTAACAGAAACATCAACAGCGCACCCACCAACACTCCAGCCACCGATGTGCCAACGGCCATAATATTCCCCCGTTTTTCGGCATAATTTAGAACGGGATTATCTAAGAAATTAGCGGAAAAATGGAGAGATTGAATCGTCCAGGTATTTTGCACTTTTTGGAGAACGGCAGTCCATCGCAGAGGCATAATTTCCTCATTTCCATCTCGAAAATAGAATGTAGAGAGGGCTTCTCCCGAGGCGACTTCTATTTCTGGAGATAAAAAAGTTCGGATGGTTTCTCCCTCCAAACTCATGGTCAACCGTTCAATTGGTCCATCAAATTGTTCATTCCAATAGGTTTCAAATTCGCTGACGGTATGAAATACCTGGTTATCCACCGTAGTAATTGTGAAAGCCGGATGTAAATAGGGTTCAATGCTGGTAAAATCCCGGTTGTTTAAGGCATCTAGGGCAATTTGTCGGGTTTCGAGAATGTTTTGGAGTTCTTGTTCATTCACTGGTTGTCCCAAGGCAGATTCCGGCATCGTGAAGGCGATGGGGAGGGCCAGGAATGCAGTCCACAAAAGCTGACTGCCTCGGAATGGGCGGGGCTGTTGTTGGGTTTTCATGGGGGTTGCTGTTTTAAGTGAGTAATGGTTATCTTTGGTGTTCCAGTCAAGGCTAATTGAAATTTGATATAAATTAACACAAAAAAAACACAATGAGAATGAAGACAATCAGGAATTTGACTCATCCTGATGTTCTTCATTCTCAACAGCTACAGACAATCCGATGGGGTGGGATTAGCTATAGACTAGACATGACCTCATGGGCCATCGCCAAGGTGCGATCGATATCTTCATCGGTATGAGCCAAAGACGTAAATCCGGCCTCAAATTGAGAAGGCGCTAAATAGACTCCCCGTTCTAGCATTCCGCGATGGAAGCGGGCAAATTTGCTCAAGTCGGATTTTTTGGCATCTTCATAATTATGCACAGGTCCGGGATTGAAAAATAACCCAAACATGGCACTAATTTGACCGCCACAGGCTTCATTGCCGGTTTCTTTGGCAATTTTCAGCAGTCCCTGACTCAACTTTTGGGTAATCTTATCCAGATACTCATAAGTTCCGGGTTTGTTGAGCAATTCCAGGGTTTTAATTCCTGCCGTCATGGCTAAGGGATTCCCCGATAGGGTCCCCGCTTGATACATCGGACCTGCTGGTGCCACCATTTCCATGATGTCCCGGCGTCCACCATAAGCCCCTACGGGTAATCCACCGCCAATCACTTTACCCAAGGTGGTTAAATCGGGGGTGACGCCGAATTTTTCCTGGGCACCGCCATAAGCAATCCGGAACCCGGTCATGACTTCATCAAATACGAGTAATGCGCCATGTTCCTGAGTCAGGACCCGCAATCCTTCCAGGAATCCCGCATCTGGGGGAATAAATCCCGCATTGCCGACAACGGGCTCTAAGATTACCCCAGCAATCTCCCCGGGATTTTGCTCAAATAAGGTTTTAACGGCTTCTAGGTCGTTGTAAGGGGCGGTGAGGGTATTGGCGGTGGTGGATTTGGGAACCCCGGGAGAGTCTGGCAGTCCCAAGGTGGCAACGCCGGAACCCGCTTTCACCAGGAACATATCAGCGTGCCCGTGATAACAGCCTTCAAATTTGATTAATTTCTCCCGTCCGGTGAAGGCGCGCATCAGGCGCAAAACCGCCATACAAGCTTCGGTTCCGGAGTTGACAAATCTCACCATTTCGATGCAGGGAACCGCATCAATCACCATTTCGGCGAGGACGTTCTCTTGGTAACAGGGTGCACCAAAGCTGGTACCTTTATTTAAGGCATCATGGAGGGCCGCAATCACTTCCGGGTGAGCGTGTCCACAGATGGCGGGTCCCCAAGTTCCCACATAGTCGATGTATTGGTTTCCGTCTACGTCCCAAACATACGCGCCTTCGACTCTATCAAAAACGATGGGTTGTCCCCCGACGGATTTGAAGGCACGCACGGGAGAACTGACCCCTCCGGGCATCAGTTTTTGAGCGGCTGCGAAAATTTCTTCGGATTTTGTGGTATTGAAGGTCGTTGTAACCAAAGGGATCTCCTTTGCCAGAGGCTTAACAGTTGACTTTGTTTAGAATACGGCTTTTGGGTGGGAAGTGTTTAAGAGGAGCGTCCAAGTTATAATGTCTAATCCTACCCCGAATCGCAGTCCCTAACGCTAGTGCGTTGGTAGAGCGGTTAAAAACTGGGTTCTGGACAGAATCTTTCCTGGCTTTACACTCCAGCAAGGGCGGTGAAACCTGGTTTTTTGTCCTCTTGATCTCCTCCCCACCCAGAAACCTCAGTCCCCAGTGTTAAAAGAGTTTTACCCCACAGAGACTATGCGGGTTTTAGTGACCATTCCTCATGTTTTCAATCCCGAAGGAGGGGGCGGTTATGCATCGTTAAGCCCCGATTCCCAGCCTCGGATTCAAGCCCTGACTCAGTGCATTGAATCGTTACAGGGTACTTATAATAGTCGATCGCAGTTCTATTTTCAGTACAACCAGCAGTTATATACCCTCCCGGCGAATGTCGAAACCTCCGTGGAATTGTCGATTATCATCTGCACTACTCAAGGGTTACATCTGTTGCAACAATTGCCGGTGACTCCCGATTCCTATACCCATCAATCCTTTGCCTGTCATCCCATGCTGTTGGGTTTTGAATGTCACGGGGTGTTAAAACAAAATTTAGGCCGTTATGATTATTATTGCTATTTGGAAGATGATATTATTTTAAGTGACCCAGATTTTTTCCAAAAGTTATCTTGGTTTACGGGTTACATTGGCAATCATGCAGTGCTGCAACCCAATCGATTTGAACGGGTGAAAAAACAGCCGGTTAAAAAGTTTTACATTGACCCGGAGTTAGAATTCAAAACGGGCAAGAAAGATAATTTTGCTCACTATTTTAGTGATAACCTAGTGCTGACCGGAAAAGTTCTGGGTTACCCGATTACAATTAAGCGGGCAGAAAATCCCCATTCGGGCTGTTTTTTTCTGAATCGGCATCAAATGGAACAATGGGCCAATCAACCATACTTTTTGGACCGGGATTCGCGCTTTTTTGGATCTTTGGAAAGTGCAGCAACTTTGGGAATTGCCCGGACTTTTCGAGTTTACAAGCCTGCGCCGCAAAATGCCAATTTTTTAGAAGTTCAGCATTACGGTGACGCTTGGAGTCAGAAAATCAAAGATGTTAAGTTTACATAACCGTTATGTCGGAGACTGAAATGGTAAGCAGTAAAACGGCGATTCCGGTAGATCGGATTCGCTATAATGAACAGGGTTTAGTTCCGGCGATCGCCCAGGATTATCTGGATGGAACAGTGCTCATGATGGCCTGGATGAATGCGGAATCATTGCAAAAAACCCTAGAAACTGGGGAATGCTGGTATTGGAGTCGATCGCGCCAAGAATTGTGGCACAAAGGAGCAACATCGGGCCATCTCCAAAAGGTGCGATCGCTACGCTATGACTGCGATAGTGACTGTCTATTAATCGGCATTGAACAAGTTGGTGATATTGCCTGCCATACCGGGGAACGCAGTTGTTTTCACCAAATTGAGGGCCACATTGCTGCACCTCCGGCAGATACCCTATCCCAGGTATTTGAGGTGATTTGCGATCGGCGGGACAATCCCTCGGAAGATTCTTATACTGCTAGATTAATCGCTGGCGGGGATAATAAAATTCTCAAGAAAATTGGGGAAGAATCTGCGGAAGTGGTGATGGCTTGTAAAGATGATGATGCCAATGCGATCGCCGGGGAAGTCGCTGATTTATTCTATCACTCTATGGTTGCCTTAGCGAAACATAATGTGGATTTGCGCGAGGTTTATCGCAAGTTGCAACAGCGTCGGAAATAAGAAACGACTGAAGTGGCGACACCCGGCGGGGGTTTAAACCCCCGCCTAATAGCTAAAGTCGGTTAAAACCGACTAAAAACACCACAGTATAAGGCTATAAAAACTTACACACTCAAGGGTCTGATTCCCCATATTAAACGTAGCCTGGGCCGAAAGGCTATAGTCTGCCTTAGCCCTCTAATAGAGAAGGAAGATCGAGTTTTAACAATCGGATTTGGTATCAGTCGGTTTCAACCGACTTTAGCTGTTAGGCGGGGGATTGATCCCCCGCCGGGTGTCGCATCATCAAACTTTCGATTCACTCAACCGTTTTCTCTGCACCAACATCCGATCAAGAACCTGTAAAATCCAAATCACAACCCCCACACTAACGACTAATCCGGGCCATAATCCATCAGAAAGGGGACGGGGTAAATCTAACACCCATCCCCCTAGAATAGGGCCGATAAAATAACCGATCGCCCAACATTGAGAGTTCAGAGACAAATAGACCCCCCGCAGCGAAGCGGGGGCCATTTCTGCCACTAAAGAGGAGGCAGCAGGATTGTAAACCACGATCGCGATCGCCAGAATCCCGAGGGCGATCGTTGCTGTTACCAGCGGCGAAGTGGAAATGGTTCCAGTAATGGCAATAAAAATAAATCCTGCTGCCCATAAAAGGCCCGAAATTGCTAATACTTTGGACTGTCGCAAGTTTTTGAAGACTCGGGAAACGGGCAATTGCATCAAGATACAGAGGGCTAAATGCCAGGTAAATAATCCCCCAATTGTTCCGGCGGAAAATCCTCTGCCGGTTTCTTCCGATTCCACAAAATCACTTAAATACAGAGGGAGAGTGGTTTGAATTTGGGCGATATAGGTGGTAAAGATAATATTCACCAAGGCATACACCATTAAGGTGCGATCGCGAAAGGCACTCATCCATCCTTGTAACGGGGGTTTAGAAGCACCCCCCTGGCGCTGAGGTTCCGTAATCGCCATCCAAATTAATCCAAAAAATAGCAAAAATGAGACCGAATCAATGATAAACAGTAACCGATATTCCCCGGTTACCGAAATCAAAAAACCGCCCCAAATCACCCCCACCTGTAATCCTAAACTATCTCCCAGTCGGGCCATTGCATAAGCTTCATGGCGTTGTCCTCCGGTGGTTAAATCCGCCACCACGGACTCGGTAGCAGGCCAATATAAGCCGATACCAAACCCCATGAGAATATTCCCTAAAACTAGGATTTCAAAGCCATTGGCAACGGTTAAGACTGCCGAGGCGATCGCGGAAATAATTGCCGCTGCCAGTAAGGTGCGTTTGCGGCCCCAATGGGGTGAATCCAGACAGGAACCACAGACAATCCGCCCCACAATTCCGGCGATCGAACCGATGCCTAAAGCAAATCCCACCGCAGTTTTAGTTAATCCCACCTCATTGACGAAATATATCGGGGCATAAAACAATGTAAATCCACTGCCTATTCCCGACAACAACCGACCAGAAATTAAAACCCAAACTTGCAGGGGAAGTTTGGGCAACCAATCCAACAGACGATTAAATAAACGTTTCATACAGGAGTTTAAAAAAATGTGATAGGATGCTTTAATCGACGATTGCCTGAAGGCCATTGCCGATAAATCTTTTAATTTTTCTTTAAGTTTAACTGATTATTCCTTAAACTAAATCTATAAAAATGTCGATTGACAAAAAAGAACTGATTGCTAAACTAGCTCAACAAGTGTAGAGGCGATTCGCTTTCTCGCCTCTAAATTTAGGGTTTGACCTCCAAAAATGCGTAATTCCTGTGCAAATATCCCAAACTAACCCATTAACCCTCGTCCGGTTGTTCTGTGGTTTCCGCCTGGATAGTTTTGCGTCGGTCCTCTAACCATTGTTGTAAAATCAAAGCTGCCGCTTTCCGGTCAATTAACCCTTTATTGCGAGAGAGAGAAACATTTTGTTCAATCATCATTTGCTCGGCATAATAGGAAGTGAGGCGCTCATCTACAAACTCGATGGGTAGATTGAGGGCTGCCGAGAGACGTTTGCTGAATTTCTGAACTTGGCGCGCTTGAAACCCAATGGAACCATCCATTGAATAAGGCAACCCTATTACTAACACCTCCACCCCCCGTTCTTCAATAATTGCCTGAAGTTGGCTGAGAGTATCGGCAAAGGATTTGCTTTCAATGGTGGTAATTCCTGTGGCAATTAAACCTGTGCCATCGCAACCGGCGACGCCAATCCGTTTGCGACCAATATCTAATCCAAGTGCTGAAATTTTTTGTGTCATTCCCTCATAAAACCGGACGGACCCAGGGTTAGCCGTTGAGTCATTAGCCAAATTCTGACTAATGACCCAGACTCTAACTCAGGGTATCATCATCCAAGGTCATATCCAATTGCTCACTGGGGAGCAAAGAACCGATATCCTCCATAGAGGATTGGGAGGGTTCTTGTTTCCCTCCGGTGGCGGGAGAGGGTGGCTTAGGGAGCCAAGACATTCGGCTGGGAATGGGTTTGCGAGCCCCTTGTAATCCTTGCAGGACCTCGGATAATTGTAATTCGAGGGAAACGGGCTTAGATTCGCGAAGTTTGTGCCACACCGATCGCGACATTAACAAGCTGTGGGAAATCCGCTGTGCACCCACTTGCTGCAAATATTCTTCCCGTTCTGGTTGATAGTCCGCAGAGGCTAACAGCAGGGACTGGGACGGTAATTCTTGGACAATCCGGGCCATTTGAGCCAGCAGTTCGGGATATAACCAGGTGTAAGCTGGATGCACCGTTAATTCCGCCACATGGGGTTGAGACCCATTGCGACTGAGACGGACTTGAAAATAGCCGATCGCCGCTTTGCGTTGGGGTTCAAACACATACCCACTGACGGTTTCGGTTTTATGCAGCCATTGGCGGACACCTTGAACCACGGCCCCCACCAAACTGGTATGAAAATCCTGGATATGGCGATCGAACACTTGACGCACCAAAGGCGGCATCGCAGCAGTATCCAGTTGATACAGCAGTTGGGCGTCTGCATTGCTTACCGGCATCAAATTGGGCAAATCCGGTTCCCGTTGGGCTAACTGTTCCAACAATTCCGGGGCGATCGCCCAATAGGTCATTTGCGCCAACGGCTGAAAACCATTATGCCGATATAGCGCTAATTCATCTTTTTCATTCACATCCACTTCTAGCAGCCACATCCGCGCTTCCCAGATGGACTCTAAACAATGGCGGATCAGTTGGGACCCAATCCCCAATTTTTCCGAACTGGGGGGAACTACTATTCGG
The genomic region above belongs to Laspinema palackyanum D2c and contains:
- a CDS encoding N-acyl-D-amino-acid deacylase family protein; the encoded protein is MLDLLIKNGLIFDGLGSAGFQGDIGIKQGEIVAISRDISLEAAQVVDASGLWVTPGFIDIHTHYDLELEIAPGLSESVRHGVTTVVIGNCSLSVAVGEPQMLADIFQRVETLSHRLIGKWLNQSVSWQTPREYLHHLQQLPLGPNVAPMLGHSAVRSHVMGLERSLTVDPTLGELNQMEQIAESALDAGFLGISIDMFPWHRMSGEWRGCTIPSQHAKPPEYARLADLCRQRDRVFQVTPNLQRLASFFDIIALGSGIGQPPLRLTVLSALDAVHNRQMWRIFSPLLWIWNRLLRGNVRFQTLTEPFTIYSDGPVTPLFEEFSTGAQLNSCDSREERQALWGSETFRQQFRKDWLNGWRKSFHRDLKLMEILSCPESSWQGLSFAAVAKKMQRDPVDLFMDLLQRYDTDLRWVATGANDRLEPRLAMMKHPDILPGFTDAGAHVRNLGYYDGALSLLKQAVTTNFMTPEAAIHRVTGEPARWFRLDTGVLKVGGKADLVLLNPLGLRQAIAPPVEILDPILDGEPRMVKRGSDQIIHSVYIKGVPVVSQGQVSDRLGSEPLGTVLFPLEG
- a CDS encoding YybH family protein; amino-acid sequence: MKTQQQPRPFRGSQLLWTAFLALPIAFTMPESALGQPVNEQELQNILETRQIALDALNNRDFTSIEPYLHPAFTITTVDNQVFHTVSEFETYWNEQFDGPIERLTMSLEGETIRTFLSPEIEVASGEALSTFYFRDGNEEIMPLRWTAVLQKVQNTWTIQSLHFSANFLDNPVLNYAEKRGNIMAVGTSVAGVLVGALLMFLLRR
- the hemL gene encoding glutamate-1-semialdehyde 2,1-aminomutase, coding for MVTTTFNTTKSEEIFAAAQKLMPGGVSSPVRAFKSVGGQPIVFDRVEGAYVWDVDGNQYIDYVGTWGPAICGHAHPEVIAALHDALNKGTSFGAPCYQENVLAEMVIDAVPCIEMVRFVNSGTEACMAVLRLMRAFTGREKLIKFEGCYHGHADMFLVKAGSGVATLGLPDSPGVPKSTTANTLTAPYNDLEAVKTLFEQNPGEIAGVILEPVVGNAGFIPPDAGFLEGLRVLTQEHGALLVFDEVMTGFRIAYGGAQEKFGVTPDLTTLGKVIGGGLPVGAYGGRRDIMEMVAPAGPMYQAGTLSGNPLAMTAGIKTLELLNKPGTYEYLDKITQKLSQGLLKIAKETGNEACGGQISAMFGLFFNPGPVHNYEDAKKSDLSKFARFHRGMLERGVYLAPSQFEAGFTSLAHTDEDIDRTLAMAHEVMSSL
- a CDS encoding calcium-binding protein codes for the protein MRVLVTIPHVFNPEGGGGYASLSPDSQPRIQALTQCIESLQGTYNSRSQFYFQYNQQLYTLPANVETSVELSIIICTTQGLHLLQQLPVTPDSYTHQSFACHPMLLGFECHGVLKQNLGRYDYYCYLEDDIILSDPDFFQKLSWFTGYIGNHAVLQPNRFERVKKQPVKKFYIDPELEFKTGKKDNFAHYFSDNLVLTGKVLGYPITIKRAENPHSGCFFLNRHQMEQWANQPYFLDRDSRFFGSLESAATLGIARTFRVYKPAPQNANFLEVQHYGDAWSQKIKDVKFT
- the hisIE gene encoding bifunctional phosphoribosyl-AMP cyclohydrolase/phosphoribosyl-ATP diphosphatase HisIE; the protein is MSETEMVSSKTAIPVDRIRYNEQGLVPAIAQDYLDGTVLMMAWMNAESLQKTLETGECWYWSRSRQELWHKGATSGHLQKVRSLRYDCDSDCLLIGIEQVGDIACHTGERSCFHQIEGHIAAPPADTLSQVFEVICDRRDNPSEDSYTARLIAGGDNKILKKIGEESAEVVMACKDDDANAIAGEVADLFYHSMVALAKHNVDLREVYRKLQQRRK
- a CDS encoding MFS transporter gives rise to the protein MKRLFNRLLDWLPKLPLQVWVLISGRLLSGIGSGFTLFYAPIYFVNEVGLTKTAVGFALGIGSIAGIVGRIVCGSCLDSPHWGRKRTLLAAAIISAIASAVLTVANGFEILVLGNILMGFGIGLYWPATESVVADLTTGGQRHEAYAMARLGDSLGLQVGVIWGGFLISVTGEYRLLFIIDSVSFLLFFGLIWMAITEPQRQGGASKPPLQGWMSAFRDRTLMVYALVNIIFTTYIAQIQTTLPLYLSDFVESEETGRGFSAGTIGGLFTWHLALCILMQLPVSRVFKNLRQSKVLAISGLLWAAGFIFIAITGTISTSPLVTATIALGILAIAIVVYNPAASSLVAEMAPASLRGVYLSLNSQCWAIGYFIGPILGGWVLDLPRPLSDGLWPGLVVSVGVVIWILQVLDRMLVQRKRLSESKV
- the ruvX gene encoding Holliday junction resolvase RuvX — translated: MTQKISALGLDIGRKRIGVAGCDGTGLIATGITTIESKSFADTLSQLQAIIEERGVEVLVIGLPYSMDGSIGFQARQVQKFSKRLSAALNLPIEFVDERLTSYYAEQMMIEQNVSLSRNKGLIDRKAAALILQQWLEDRRKTIQAETTEQPDEG
- a CDS encoding GNAT family N-acetyltransferase, giving the protein MTSHLPQNQTLTIRPLQYRDLETVAELANATEIEAGSPSSSIENGSLDIGTQMDTVRRWYWPLKLLSVFPNPLQNRLCVRVAQDDRKIRGAIQISPFNHTRSTWRVDRIVVPPSSEKLGIGSQLIRHCLESIWEARMWLLEVDVNEKDELALYRHNGFQPLAQMTYWAIAPELLEQLAQREPDLPNLMPVSNADAQLLYQLDTAAMPPLVRQVFDRHIQDFHTSLVGAVVQGVRQWLHKTETVSGYVFEPQRKAAIGYFQVRLSRNGSQPHVAELTVHPAYTWLYPELLAQMARIVQELPSQSLLLASADYQPEREEYLQQVGAQRISHSLLMSRSVWHKLRESKPVSLELQLSEVLQGLQGARKPIPSRMSWLPKPPSPATGGKQEPSQSSMEDIGSLLPSEQLDMTLDDDTLS